In Strix uralensis isolate ZFMK-TIS-50842 chromosome 18, bStrUra1, whole genome shotgun sequence, one DNA window encodes the following:
- the ASIP gene encoding agouti-signaling protein, with the protein MTMEFFLPRMESKNLFLSLLLCYSLLRAANSHMVIEEKTECNLSRSNKMNLSDLPPISIVDLTKRSQKVSRKEAENRKASKKNAQLKAPPKPRPTPAADCVPNFKTCKPHLNSCCNYCALCKCRIFQTICQCLMLNPKC; encoded by the exons ATGACAATGGAATTTTTCCTCCCCAGGATGGAAAGTAAGAACCTCTTCCTAAGCCTATTGCTCTGCTACAGTTTGCTCAGAGCTGCCAATTCTCATATGGTAATTGAAGAGAAGACAGAATGCAACCTGTCAAGGAGCAACAAAATGAATCTCTCAGATCTCCCACCCATCTCCATAGTAG ATTTAACTAAAAGATCCCAGAAAGTCAGCAGGAAAGAGGCAGAGAACAGGAAAGCTTCCAAG aaaaaTGCTCAGCTGAAGGCACCTCCAAAACCAAGGCCCACACCAGCTGCTGACTGTGTGCCAAACTTCAAAACCTGCAAACCACACTTGAATTCATGTTGTAACTACTGTGCTTTGTGCAAATGCCGGATTTTTCAGACCATCTGCCAATGTCTAATGTTAAACCCAAAGTGCTAA